A genomic stretch from Croceibacterium aestuarii includes:
- a CDS encoding bifunctional riboflavin kinase/FAD synthetase, with product MTRLDHRRSVPDALRGAIVALGNFDGFHLGHQAVVREAVDWAKGEGRPAIVATFDPHPVRHFAPHVPPFRLTSLDQRQELFAAARADAMLVFHFDAALANTSAEDFVEKLLGERIGAAGVVTGEDFTFGKGRGGNIGVLRERGAAVGIETRAVGPVMDGGRPVSSSRIRDALKAGECGEAARLLTRPFAIRGEVIHGDKRGRAIGYPTANMELGAYLRPRFGIYAVLGTLPTGEVLQGAANIGVRPMFDPPRELLEPYFFDFAGDLYGQEVEVALHHFLRPEMAFDGLDALTAQMAEDCERARKLLSAAAN from the coding sequence ATGACCCGCCTCGACCATCGCCGGTCGGTGCCGGATGCCCTGCGCGGCGCGATAGTGGCGCTCGGCAACTTCGACGGTTTCCACCTGGGCCACCAGGCGGTGGTGCGCGAGGCGGTGGACTGGGCGAAAGGCGAAGGCCGGCCGGCGATCGTCGCCACCTTCGATCCGCACCCGGTGCGCCACTTCGCGCCGCACGTCCCGCCGTTTCGCCTCACCAGCCTCGACCAGCGGCAGGAGCTGTTCGCCGCCGCCAGGGCCGATGCGATGCTGGTGTTCCACTTCGATGCGGCGCTGGCGAATACCAGCGCGGAGGACTTCGTCGAGAAGCTGCTGGGCGAGCGCATCGGCGCGGCCGGCGTCGTCACGGGGGAAGACTTCACCTTCGGCAAGGGCCGCGGCGGCAACATCGGCGTGCTGCGCGAACGGGGCGCGGCTGTCGGCATCGAAACGCGGGCAGTCGGCCCGGTGATGGACGGCGGCCGCCCGGTTTCCTCCAGCCGCATCCGCGACGCGCTCAAGGCCGGCGAGTGCGGCGAGGCGGCGCGGTTGCTGACCCGCCCCTTCGCCATCCGCGGCGAAGTGATCCACGGCGACAAGCGCGGGCGCGCCATCGGCTATCCCACCGCCAACATGGAACTTGGCGCCTACCTGCGCCCGCGCTTCGGCATCTACGCCGTCCTCGGAACCCTGCCGACGGGCGAGGTGCTGCAGGGTGCCGCCAACATCGGCGTGCGGCCGATGTTCGATCCGCCCAGGGAACTGCTCGAACCCTATTTCTTCGACTTCGCGGGCGATCTCTACGGACAGGAGGTGGAGGTGGCCCTGCATCACTTCCTGCGCCCGGAAATGGCCTTCGACGGTCTCGACGCGCTTACGGCGCAGATGGCCGAGGATTGCGAGCGGGCGAGGAAACTCCTAAGCGCCGCCGCGAACTGA
- the ileS gene encoding isoleucine--tRNA ligase codes for MSEQRDYRPTVFLPKTDFPMKAGLPQKEPGMAARWESEGLYRQIRESREGREKFILHDGPPYANGDMHIGHALNHVLKDMVVRTQTLLGKDAPYVPGWDCHGLPIEWKVEEQYRKAKKNKDEVPRKEFRAECRAYAQHWVDVQREQLKRLGIGGDWDNPYLTMQFESEATIVAELLKFAESGQLYRGAKPVMWSPVEKTALAEAEVEYEDIVSTQIDVAFEIVEAPNAPELIGASLVIWTTTPWTIPVNQAIAYGSTLSYRVFEFGGRRLVMEKSNQIGSDFIERLQHGSHPFDQALVDSPEIGETSLLSSKDFEGMRVRHPMHELGGFFAELRPVLKAEFVDNEQGTGLVHMAPDHGEDDFELCKSNGINPVFAVEGDGKYREDWAWLGGQGSVINPKFNAPDGPICSDLRSAGALLAASADYQHSYPHSWRSKAKVIFRCTPQWFVPMDRPLGHLPAISTAEQRLESEGGDDTIDEAATAGSPTLRELALGAIAATRFVPAKGRNRIGSMVEGRPDWVLSRQRAWGVPITLFVNRKSGEYLVDPAVNARIVQSIRTHGVDGWDEEYAQAILGPEYDVEDFERVTDILDVWFDSGSTHAFVLESGRWPELQWPADLYLEGSDQHRGWFQSSLLESCGTRGRAPYQAVLTHGFTMSSDGRKMSKSLGNTVDPNKVMEQYGADIIRLWALSVDYTEDHRIGEEILKGVADQYRKLRNTFRYLLGALEGFDESERLPVGEMPELERYVLSLLGELDATLKRATADFDFNTYVRALVDFCNEDLSAFYFDIRKDSLYCDAPGDTRRRACRTVLDTLFHALVRYAAPVLVFTGEEVWGTRYPEGGSVHLLEWPDVPAAHADAARWEALRGLREQVTEAIEPLRREKIVRSGLEASVTVPADAVPPGFSDDDLAELFISGPVTRGSALAAGRTDNHKCGRCWRLLPEVNEDGALCDRCADVVEEMDAAA; via the coding sequence ATGAGCGAACAGCGCGACTACCGACCGACGGTCTTCCTGCCGAAGACCGATTTCCCGATGAAAGCCGGCCTTCCGCAGAAGGAACCGGGCATGGCCGCGCGCTGGGAATCCGAGGGGCTGTACCGGCAGATCCGCGAGAGCCGCGAAGGGCGCGAGAAGTTCATCCTGCATGACGGCCCGCCCTACGCCAACGGCGACATGCACATCGGCCACGCGCTCAACCACGTGCTCAAGGACATGGTCGTGCGCACGCAGACCCTGCTCGGTAAGGATGCGCCCTACGTGCCCGGGTGGGACTGCCACGGCCTTCCCATCGAGTGGAAGGTCGAGGAGCAGTACCGCAAGGCGAAGAAGAACAAGGACGAGGTCCCGCGCAAGGAATTCCGCGCCGAATGCCGCGCCTATGCGCAGCACTGGGTGGACGTGCAGCGCGAACAGCTGAAGCGTTTGGGCATCGGCGGCGACTGGGACAATCCCTACCTGACGATGCAGTTCGAGAGCGAAGCGACGATCGTCGCCGAGCTCCTCAAGTTCGCCGAGAGTGGCCAGCTCTACCGCGGCGCCAAGCCGGTGATGTGGAGCCCGGTCGAAAAGACCGCGCTGGCCGAGGCCGAGGTCGAGTACGAGGACATCGTCTCGACCCAGATCGACGTGGCGTTCGAGATCGTCGAAGCTCCGAACGCACCGGAATTAATCGGCGCTAGTCTCGTGATTTGGACAACGACGCCTTGGACAATACCTGTCAATCAGGCGATCGCCTACGGCAGCACCCTCTCATATCGCGTCTTCGAATTTGGCGGCAGGCGTCTTGTGATGGAAAAGAGCAATCAGATCGGCTCTGATTTCATCGAGCGGCTACAGCATGGCTCGCATCCCTTTGACCAAGCCCTCGTCGACAGTCCTGAAATCGGTGAGACTTCATTGCTCTCTTCGAAAGATTTCGAAGGGATGAGAGTCCGTCATCCTATGCACGAGCTTGGCGGCTTCTTCGCTGAGCTCAGGCCCGTTTTGAAGGCCGAATTCGTAGACAATGAGCAAGGCACCGGCCTCGTCCACATGGCACCCGACCATGGCGAGGACGACTTCGAGCTGTGCAAGTCCAACGGGATCAACCCGGTCTTCGCGGTCGAGGGCGACGGGAAGTACCGCGAGGATTGGGCCTGGCTCGGCGGGCAGGGTTCGGTCATCAACCCCAAGTTCAACGCGCCCGACGGGCCGATCTGCTCGGACTTGCGCTCAGCCGGCGCGCTGCTCGCGGCGAGCGCGGATTACCAACACTCCTACCCGCACTCGTGGCGCAGCAAGGCCAAGGTCATCTTCCGCTGCACGCCGCAGTGGTTCGTGCCGATGGACCGGCCGCTCGGCCACCTGCCCGCGATCTCCACCGCCGAGCAGCGCTTGGAGAGCGAGGGCGGCGACGACACGATCGACGAGGCGGCGACTGCCGGTTCGCCCACCCTTCGCGAACTGGCGCTGGGCGCCATCGCGGCAACCCGCTTCGTGCCCGCCAAGGGCCGCAACCGCATCGGCAGCATGGTCGAAGGGCGGCCCGACTGGGTGCTGAGCCGCCAGCGCGCCTGGGGTGTGCCGATCACCCTGTTCGTCAACCGCAAGAGCGGCGAGTATCTGGTCGATCCGGCGGTCAACGCGCGCATCGTCCAGAGCATCCGCACCCACGGCGTCGACGGGTGGGACGAGGAATACGCGCAGGCGATTCTCGGCCCCGAGTACGACGTCGAAGACTTCGAGCGGGTGACCGACATTCTCGACGTCTGGTTCGATTCGGGTTCGACCCACGCCTTCGTGCTCGAATCCGGCCGCTGGCCCGAGCTGCAATGGCCGGCAGATCTCTATCTCGAGGGCAGCGACCAGCACCGCGGCTGGTTCCAGTCGAGCCTGCTCGAAAGCTGCGGCACGCGCGGCCGCGCGCCCTACCAAGCGGTGCTAACCCACGGCTTCACTATGTCGAGCGACGGCCGCAAGATGTCGAAGAGCCTCGGCAACACGGTCGATCCCAACAAGGTCATGGAGCAGTACGGCGCGGACATCATTCGGCTCTGGGCGCTCTCCGTCGACTACACCGAGGACCACCGGATCGGCGAAGAGATCCTCAAGGGCGTCGCCGACCAGTACCGCAAGCTGCGCAACACCTTCCGCTATCTGCTCGGCGCGCTCGAAGGCTTCGACGAAAGCGAGCGCCTGCCGGTGGGCGAAATGCCCGAGCTGGAGCGCTACGTCCTTTCGCTGCTCGGCGAACTCGATGCGACCCTGAAGCGGGCGACCGCCGACTTCGACTTCAACACCTACGTCCGTGCGCTGGTCGATTTCTGCAACGAGGATCTCAGCGCCTTCTATTTCGATATCCGCAAGGACAGCCTCTATTGCGACGCGCCCGGCGACACGCGCCGCCGCGCCTGCCGCACGGTGCTCGACACGCTGTTCCACGCGCTGGTCCGCTACGCCGCGCCGGTGCTGGTGTTCACCGGCGAAGAGGTGTGGGGCACGCGCTATCCCGAGGGCGGCAGCGTGCATTTGCTGGAATGGCCGGACGTGCCCGCTGCCCACGCCGACGCGGCGCGCTGGGAGGCCCTGCGCGGCCTGCGCGAGCAGGTCACCGAAGCGATCGAGCCGCTGCGCCGCGAGAAGATCGTGCGCTCCGGGCTCGAGGCCAGCGTCACCGTGCCCGCCGACGCCGTGCCCCCCGGCTTCTCCGACGACGACCTCGCCGAGCTTTTCATCAGCGGCCCGGTCACCCGCGGTTCGGCGCTTGCCGCCGGCCGCACCGACAACCACAAGTGCGGCCGCTGCTGGCGCCTGCTGCCCGAGGTGAACGAGGACGGCGCGCTGTGCGATCGCTGCGCAGACGTGGTCGAAGAAATGGACGCCGCGGCATGA
- the lspA gene encoding signal peptidase II: MNTIVKRRIAGFALAAGVFALDQWVKWFVVAHFHLRDIGDRVELLSFFALTRTHNYGVSLGMFTARSTEMQLALIAVTGAIALGVAVWILRERKMGDIVALALVLGGALGNIRDRTSYNYVLDYADLHFGEFRPFLIFNIADAAITIGVLIVLARSLFMREKPSPEQSPPETEPAPGAAETH; the protein is encoded by the coding sequence ATGAACACGATCGTCAAACGCCGCATCGCCGGCTTCGCCCTCGCTGCAGGGGTCTTCGCCCTCGACCAGTGGGTCAAGTGGTTCGTCGTCGCGCATTTTCACTTGCGCGACATCGGAGACCGGGTCGAACTGCTGTCGTTCTTCGCGCTGACCCGGACGCACAACTACGGCGTCTCCCTGGGGATGTTCACCGCGCGTTCGACCGAAATGCAGCTTGCGCTGATCGCGGTGACCGGAGCGATCGCGCTGGGTGTTGCGGTGTGGATCCTGCGCGAGCGCAAGATGGGCGACATCGTCGCGCTGGCGCTCGTACTGGGCGGCGCACTCGGCAACATCCGCGACCGCACCAGCTACAACTACGTTCTCGACTACGCCGACTTGCATTTCGGGGAGTTTCGCCCCTTCCTGATCTTCAACATTGCCGACGCGGCCATCACCATCGGGGTGCTGATAGTGCTTGCCCGCTCGCTGTTCATGCGCGAGAAACCCTCGCCCGAGCAGAGCCCCCCAGAGACCGAACCGGCGCCAGGCGCCGCGGAGACCCATTGA
- a CDS encoding DUF3035 domain-containing protein, protein MRISTRFALIAGPVTGLAALLSGCGGGGILGRDRPDEFAVQRQAPLVIPPDFALEPPQPGAPRPAEGTAAQQALEALFGGTAPRSAVETSALDRAGQADPGIRSSVGDPGTFTVDKGTTTQAIVAAPEGDGEAAQAVIPS, encoded by the coding sequence ATGCGCATTTCGACCCGTTTCGCCCTGATCGCCGGCCCCGTTACTGGTCTGGCCGCCCTGCTTTCGGGCTGCGGCGGCGGCGGCATTCTCGGTCGCGACCGGCCTGACGAATTCGCCGTGCAACGCCAGGCGCCGCTGGTCATTCCCCCCGACTTCGCCCTCGAACCCCCGCAGCCCGGCGCCCCGCGTCCGGCCGAAGGCACCGCCGCTCAGCAGGCGCTCGAGGCGCTGTTCGGCGGCACCGCCCCGCGCAGCGCGGTCGAAACCAGCGCCCTCGACCGCGCCGGCCAGGCCGATCCCGGCATCCGCTCCTCCGTGGGTGACCCGGGCACCTTCACCGTCGACAAGGGCACCACGACGCAAGCCATCGTCGCCGCCCCCGAAGGCGATGGCGAAGCGGCGCAAGCGGTTATTCCGAGCTAG
- a CDS encoding hemolysin family protein produces MSPFPWFDLAILAGLILLNGVFAMSELAIVSARTARLKMLADKGSGSARTVLSLAGDPGKFLSTVQVGITLIGIVAGAYSGSTLGGPTGERLELLGLAPDTAQTAGFALVIALTTYLSLVIGELVPKQLALRKALPIALVMARPMALLARAAAPVVWLLDTSSGLIMRLIGVRHRGEHGLSADEIHMIFAEATRSGVIEEGERAILSGIMRLTDRTVRELMTPRTEIDWLDMGADKDEIAETIAESPHSLLPVADGSVDKVLGVVKVREVLAELVAGKPVYLDRLMRKAEVVPDQLDAMDALRILQSSGLGMAMVHDEYGHLDGIVTPADLLNAMAGTFASHQDEGDEPDLVQRDDGSLLVSGAMSADALAERLGIDLPQSREFATAAGYVLFMLKHLPAVGEHFSDQGWRFEVVDLDGRKIDKLLVNEE; encoded by the coding sequence ATGTCTCCCTTTCCCTGGTTCGACCTGGCCATCCTTGCCGGACTCATCCTGCTCAACGGCGTCTTCGCGATGTCGGAGCTGGCAATCGTCTCCGCTCGGACCGCGCGGCTCAAGATGCTGGCCGACAAGGGCAGCGGCTCGGCCAGGACCGTCCTGTCGCTGGCCGGGGACCCAGGCAAGTTCCTTTCGACGGTCCAAGTCGGCATAACGCTGATCGGGATCGTCGCCGGCGCATATTCCGGATCGACGCTCGGCGGGCCGACCGGCGAACGGCTCGAATTGCTCGGCCTGGCCCCGGATACTGCGCAAACTGCCGGGTTCGCCCTCGTCATCGCGCTGACCACCTATCTGAGCCTGGTGATCGGCGAGCTGGTGCCCAAGCAGCTGGCGCTGCGCAAGGCGCTGCCGATCGCATTGGTCATGGCCCGGCCGATGGCGTTGCTGGCGCGCGCCGCGGCGCCCGTTGTGTGGCTGCTCGACACCTCGTCGGGCCTGATCATGCGGCTCATCGGGGTGCGCCACCGCGGCGAGCACGGGCTGAGCGCGGACGAGATTCACATGATCTTCGCCGAGGCGACGCGATCCGGCGTGATCGAGGAAGGCGAACGGGCAATCCTCTCGGGCATCATGCGGCTGACCGATCGCACGGTGCGCGAACTGATGACCCCGCGGACGGAGATCGACTGGCTCGACATGGGCGCGGACAAGGACGAAATCGCCGAAACCATCGCCGAATCGCCCCACTCGCTGCTGCCGGTGGCCGACGGTTCGGTCGACAAAGTGCTCGGCGTGGTCAAAGTGCGCGAGGTCCTGGCCGAGCTCGTTGCGGGCAAGCCCGTCTATCTCGACCGGCTGATGCGCAAGGCCGAAGTCGTTCCCGACCAGCTCGATGCCATGGATGCGCTGCGTATCCTGCAGAGCTCGGGTCTCGGCATGGCGATGGTGCATGACGAATACGGCCATCTCGATGGCATCGTCACCCCGGCCGACCTGCTCAACGCGATGGCCGGCACCTTCGCCAGCCACCAGGACGAAGGCGACGAGCCCGACCTGGTCCAGCGCGACGACGGGTCGCTACTGGTCTCCGGCGCGATGTCGGCCGATGCGCTGGCCGAACGTCTCGGCATCGATCTGCCCCAGTCGCGCGAATTCGCCACCGCGGCGGGCTACGTGCTGTTCATGCTCAAGCATCTGCCGGCGGTGGGCGAACACTTCAGCGACCAGGGGTGGCGCTTCGAGGTGGTCGATCTCGACGGGCGCAAGATCGACAAATTGCTGGTGAACGAGGAGTAG
- a CDS encoding OmpA family protein, whose amino-acid sequence MQIKRILIAGAASVALLGTSACVTDPNTGQQKISRTAIGGLGGALGGYLLGGLIGGKTARIAGAVAGGAAGGYVGYKMDQQIKELKENTAGSGVDVTPVDNGNAFLVNLPDVTFATGSSTISPSFQATLDQVASNLVQYPNSVIDVYGHTDTVGSASSNQALSERRAQAVANYLTSRGVSSARIRWQGFGETQLKVQTGDGVNEPLNRRVEIKVIPFTEAEARAAAGQ is encoded by the coding sequence ATGCAGATCAAACGCATACTCATCGCCGGCGCCGCGTCTGTCGCGCTGCTCGGCACCTCCGCCTGCGTCACCGATCCGAACACCGGCCAGCAGAAGATTTCGCGCACCGCCATCGGCGGCCTCGGCGGCGCGCTTGGCGGCTACCTTCTCGGCGGCCTGATCGGCGGCAAGACGGCCCGTATCGCCGGCGCGGTCGCCGGCGGCGCGGCCGGCGGGTATGTCGGTTATAAGATGGACCAGCAGATCAAGGAGCTGAAGGAAAACACCGCCGGCAGCGGGGTCGACGTGACCCCCGTCGACAACGGTAATGCCTTCCTCGTCAACCTTCCCGACGTGACTTTCGCGACCGGCAGTTCGACAATCAGTCCTTCGTTTCAGGCCACCCTCGACCAGGTCGCGTCCAATCTGGTGCAATACCCCAACAGCGTGATCGACGTGTACGGCCACACCGATACCGTCGGGTCGGCCTCGTCCAACCAGGCCTTGTCCGAACGCCGGGCGCAGGCCGTTGCCAACTATCTGACCAGCCGCGGCGTTTCCTCCGCTCGGATCCGCTGGCAGGGGTTCGGCGAGACCCAGCTCAAGGTGCAGACCGGCGACGGCGTCAACGAGCCGCTCAACCGCCGCGTCGAAATCAAGGTGATCCCCTTCACCGAAGCCGAAGCACGGGCTGCAGCGGGCCAGTAA
- a CDS encoding 3'(2'),5'-bisphosphate nucleotidase CysQ has translation MIDRARLEEICREAGRIAMRQWPGAGHALESWEKSPGSPVCAADLEVDGFLKRELRALLPSAGWLSEETVDHPERLEKGLCWLVDPIDGTRDFIRGRSGWAISVALVSEGRPLIGLLEAPARGESWSATAGQGALRNSQRLHTSTRKELPGARVPADHLPGPDKDLVMVDKPNSIALRVAMVAAGEADLVATLRWGFEWDVAAAALIAREAGAAVSDAFGHRLAYNKRDPRAFGLLVSAPAIHAAAVERLAERAAKFSRS, from the coding sequence GTGATCGATCGGGCGCGCCTGGAAGAGATTTGCCGCGAGGCCGGGCGTATCGCCATGCGCCAGTGGCCGGGCGCGGGCCACGCCCTCGAATCGTGGGAAAAAAGCCCGGGCAGCCCCGTCTGTGCCGCCGATCTCGAGGTCGACGGCTTCCTCAAGCGCGAATTGCGCGCCCTGTTGCCTTCGGCCGGCTGGCTGAGCGAGGAAACGGTCGACCATCCCGAGCGGCTCGAGAAGGGCCTGTGCTGGCTGGTCGACCCGATCGACGGCACGCGCGACTTTATCCGCGGGCGCAGCGGCTGGGCAATCTCGGTCGCGCTGGTCAGCGAAGGGCGGCCGCTTATCGGCCTGCTCGAGGCTCCGGCGCGCGGCGAATCGTGGAGTGCGACGGCGGGACAGGGCGCGCTGCGCAATTCCCAGCGCCTGCACACGAGCACGCGCAAAGAACTGCCGGGCGCCCGCGTGCCCGCCGATCACCTTCCCGGTCCAGACAAGGACCTGGTGATGGTCGACAAGCCCAATTCGATCGCCTTGCGCGTGGCCATGGTCGCGGCGGGCGAAGCAGATTTGGTGGCGACTTTGCGTTGGGGTTTCGAATGGGATGTCGCCGCCGCAGCGCTGATCGCGCGCGAGGCCGGGGCGGCGGTATCCGACGCCTTCGGTCACCGCCTGGCCTACAACAAGCGCGACCCGCGCGCCTTCGGCCTGCTGGTCAGCGCCCCGGCAATCCACGCCGCGGCAGTCGAGCGGCTCGCCGAGCGCGCGGCGAAATTTTCCCGGTCTTGA
- the sucC gene encoding ADP-forming succinate--CoA ligase subunit beta produces MNIHEYQAKELLAKFGIAVPTGYPAMSVEEAVAAAKQLPGPLYVVKAQIHAGGRGKGKFKELGPEAKGGVRLAKSVADVETDAREMLGNTLVTVQTGPAGKQVNRLYVTDGVDIAHEYYLALLVDRASGRIAMVVSTEGGMSIEDVAHETPDKITTITIDPATGFMPHHGRSVAFALKLKGDTAKAAQKLAKQLYEAFVALDCSMLEINPLVETEQGGLLVLDTKMSFDSNALFRHKDVEAMRDETEEDPMEIEASKYDLAYIKLDGNIGCMVNGAGLAMATMDIIKLNGAFPANFLDVGGGASKEKVTAAFKIILSDPAVKGILVNIFGGIMRCDTIAEGIVAAAREVELDVPLVVRLEGTNVAQGKAILAESGLPIIPAEDLGDAARKIVAEVKQAA; encoded by the coding sequence ATGAACATCCACGAATACCAGGCCAAGGAACTGCTGGCGAAGTTCGGTATCGCCGTGCCCACCGGTTATCCGGCGATGAGCGTCGAGGAAGCGGTCGCGGCTGCGAAGCAGCTTCCCGGCCCCCTCTACGTGGTGAAGGCGCAGATCCACGCCGGCGGGCGCGGCAAGGGCAAGTTCAAGGAACTCGGCCCCGAGGCCAAGGGCGGCGTGCGTCTGGCCAAGAGCGTCGCGGACGTGGAGACGGATGCCAGGGAGATGCTGGGCAATACGCTGGTGACTGTGCAAACCGGCCCGGCCGGCAAGCAGGTCAATCGCCTCTACGTGACGGACGGTGTCGACATCGCCCACGAATATTACCTTGCGCTTCTGGTCGACCGGGCCAGCGGACGTATCGCCATGGTCGTTTCGACCGAGGGCGGCATGAGCATCGAGGATGTGGCGCACGAGACGCCCGACAAGATCACCACCATCACCATCGATCCCGCGACCGGCTTCATGCCGCATCACGGGCGCAGCGTCGCCTTCGCGCTCAAGCTGAAGGGCGACACGGCCAAGGCAGCGCAGAAGCTGGCAAAGCAGTTGTACGAGGCCTTCGTCGCGCTCGATTGTTCGATGCTCGAGATCAACCCGCTGGTCGAGACCGAGCAGGGCGGTCTGCTGGTGCTCGACACCAAGATGAGCTTCGATTCGAACGCGCTGTTCCGCCACAAGGACGTGGAAGCCATGCGCGACGAGACCGAGGAAGACCCGATGGAGATCGAGGCGTCGAAGTACGACCTCGCCTACATCAAGCTCGACGGCAACATCGGCTGCATGGTCAACGGTGCCGGCCTCGCCATGGCGACGATGGACATCATCAAGCTCAACGGAGCCTTTCCGGCAAACTTCCTCGACGTCGGCGGAGGCGCCTCGAAGGAAAAGGTCACCGCGGCGTTCAAGATCATCCTTTCGGACCCGGCGGTGAAGGGCATCCTGGTCAACATCTTCGGCGGCATCATGCGCTGCGACACGATCGCCGAGGGCATTGTCGCCGCGGCCAGGGAAGTCGAGCTCGACGTGCCCCTGGTGGTGCGTCTCGAGGGCACCAACGTCGCGCAGGGCAAGGCCATCCTCGCCGAGTCCGGGCTGCCCATCATCCCCGCAGAAGACCTCGGCGATGCTGCCCGCAAGATTGTCGCCGAGGTCAAGCAGGCAGCCTGA
- a CDS encoding GNAT family N-acetyltransferase, which produces MSQRPLLTTERLELWKPRFDDMRAVYELVTHPRTATHLGPPLSWTDHYARFHRNAGGWYFHGYGNFLVRERGQSRVIGNIGIFHSNRGLGDDFDLNPEAGWIMAHDHVGKGYASEAMTAILAWFDAEHGPRRIVCIVSPQNAPSLRMAEKFGFVPLRMANMPTDGEPVQIFERLPREAI; this is translated from the coding sequence GTGAGTCAGCGGCCTTTGCTGACGACCGAGCGGCTCGAGCTGTGGAAGCCGCGCTTCGACGACATGCGCGCGGTTTACGAGCTTGTAACCCATCCCCGGACGGCGACGCATCTCGGCCCACCGCTGAGCTGGACTGACCACTACGCCCGCTTTCACCGCAACGCCGGCGGTTGGTACTTCCACGGTTACGGCAACTTCCTCGTCCGCGAGCGCGGACAATCGCGAGTGATCGGCAATATCGGGATTTTCCATTCCAACCGCGGGCTGGGCGACGATTTCGACCTGAACCCCGAGGCCGGCTGGATCATGGCCCACGACCATGTCGGAAAGGGCTATGCCAGCGAGGCCATGACCGCCATCCTCGCATGGTTCGATGCCGAACACGGTCCCCGGCGCATCGTCTGCATCGTCTCTCCGCAGAACGCGCCCTCGTTACGCATGGCGGAAAAATTCGGCTTTGTGCCGCTGCGCATGGCGAATATGCCAACCGACGGCGAACCGGTGCAGATTTTCGAGCGACTGCCCCGGGAGGCCATCTAG
- a CDS encoding DUF445 domain-containing protein, whose amino-acid sequence MRRIATGLLVSMAGLFALARSMLETHPAWGYVLAFSEAAMVGGLADWFAVTALFRRPLGLPIPHTAIIPENKDRIADTMANFLRTNFLTPVVVARRMRAMNLAKATGDFLSRPAKGEGSRIRSGAGGILAEVLESLDPERLGGQVRAGLLHQVEKLEVSPLLGQMLAGAIADKRHLPLIDALIRWAGLTLEDNENMVRQIIHDKANSVVRWTGLDERLANSVLDGLYRLLAEVLVNPDHPLRGKIEEGLEKLAHDLQTDPAMGAKVEAMKNDLLANPALAAWWMGVWERLRTALIASARNPGAGALGGQLAGMIGELGQALREDEALQDQVNRFARRTAVGVATRYGGQIVQLVSETVRRWDAKTVTGRIEGAVSRDLQFIRLNGTLVGGLVGVVIHLVSEFV is encoded by the coding sequence ATGCGCCGCATCGCCACCGGCCTGCTGGTGTCGATGGCCGGGCTGTTTGCGCTGGCCCGGTCCATGCTCGAAACCCATCCTGCCTGGGGCTACGTCCTGGCCTTTTCCGAGGCGGCGATGGTCGGCGGCCTGGCAGACTGGTTCGCGGTGACCGCGCTGTTCCGCCGCCCGCTGGGCCTGCCGATCCCGCACACCGCGATCATCCCGGAAAACAAGGACCGCATCGCCGACACGATGGCGAACTTCCTGCGGACCAACTTCCTCACGCCCGTCGTCGTCGCCCGGCGGATGCGGGCGATGAATCTGGCGAAGGCCACCGGCGACTTTCTCTCCCGCCCAGCGAAGGGTGAGGGCTCCCGCATTCGCAGCGGAGCCGGGGGGATCCTCGCCGAAGTGCTCGAATCGCTCGATCCCGAGCGGCTCGGCGGGCAAGTCCGCGCCGGTCTGCTGCACCAGGTCGAAAAGCTCGAGGTTTCGCCGCTGCTCGGTCAGATGCTGGCCGGGGCGATTGCCGACAAGCGCCACCTGCCGCTGATCGACGCGCTGATCCGCTGGGCCGGTCTGACGCTCGAAGACAACGAGAACATGGTCCGCCAGATCATCCACGACAAGGCCAACTCGGTGGTGCGCTGGACCGGCCTCGACGAACGGCTGGCCAATTCGGTGCTCGACGGGCTTTACCGGCTGCTCGCCGAGGTGCTGGTGAACCCCGACCACCCCTTGCGAGGCAAGATCGAGGAGGGGCTCGAAAAGCTGGCGCACGACTTGCAGACCGATCCCGCCATGGGGGCGAAGGTCGAGGCGATGAAGAACGACCTGCTCGCCAATCCCGCGCTGGCGGCGTGGTGGATGGGGGTGTGGGAACGGTTGCGCACCGCGCTTATCGCCTCGGCCCGCAATCCGGGCGCGGGCGCGCTCGGCGGGCAACTGGCGGGCATGATCGGCGAGCTCGGCCAGGCCCTGCGCGAGGACGAGGCCCTGCAGGACCAGGTCAATCGCTTCGCTCGCCGCACCGCAGTCGGCGTCGCCACGCGCTACGGCGGACAGATCGTACAGCTGGTCTCGGAAACGGTGCGCCGCTGGGACGCGAAGACGGTGACCGGCCGGATCGAAGGAGCGGTGAGCCGCGACCTCCAGTTCATCCGCCTCAACGGCACCCTTGTCGGCGGCCTGGTGGGCGTCGTCATCCACCTCGTCTCGGAGTTCGTGTGA